The following proteins are co-located in the Bacteroidales bacterium genome:
- a CDS encoding MotA/TolQ/ExbB proton channel family protein encodes MKKLIAFLSLAVMLTCLSSVVFAQDQAQPAQTATTVDSVTPSADTAVAPVAEPETAPAQESKSFHQMLKSKFIEGGAGWMAPILLCLIIGLGLCIERIIYLNMATTNTTKLLEKVESELQTNGVTAAKDVCKNTRGPVASIFFQGLDRYSEGIEIVEKSIISYGGVMMARLETNLTWITLFIALAPMLGFLGTVVGMVQAFDAIETAGDISPTVVAGGMKVALLTTVFGLIVAIILQVIYNYLVSKVESIVNTMEDASISFMDILVKNKNAKN; translated from the coding sequence ATGAAAAAATTGATCGCTTTCTTGTCATTAGCAGTTATGCTAACCTGTCTGTCGAGTGTTGTATTTGCCCAGGATCAGGCACAGCCTGCTCAAACAGCAACTACTGTTGATTCTGTTACTCCGTCAGCTGATACAGCTGTTGCTCCTGTTGCAGAACCAGAAACTGCACCTGCCCAGGAATCAAAATCTTTTCATCAAATGCTGAAGTCGAAGTTTATTGAAGGGGGTGCCGGCTGGATGGCTCCAATTCTACTTTGCCTTATCATTGGACTTGGTCTCTGTATTGAGCGTATTATTTATCTGAATATGGCTACAACCAATACCACCAAGCTACTTGAAAAAGTTGAATCAGAACTTCAGACCAATGGCGTTACAGCTGCTAAAGATGTTTGTAAGAATACCCGCGGACCTGTTGCTTCTATCTTCTTCCAGGGACTTGATCGTTACAGTGAAGGTATTGAAATTGTTGAAAAATCAATTATTTCCTATGGGGGTGTAATGATGGCCCGACTTGAAACCAATCTTACCTGGATTACGCTGTTTATCGCACTTGCACCCATGCTCGGGTTCCTTGGTACAGTTGTAGGGATGGTTCAGGCTTTCGATGCTATTGAAACTGCCGGTGATATTTCTCCAACCGTTGTTGCCGGTGGTATGAAAGTGGCTCTGTTAACTACTGTATTTGGTCTTATCGTTGCTATTATCCTTCAGGTTATTTACAACTACCTGGTATCGAAAGTTGAGTCGATCGTTAATACCATGGAAGACGCATCCATCAGTTTTATGGATATCCTGGTAAAGAATAAGAACGCTAAAAACTAA
- a CDS encoding HAD family phosphatase, with product MDPIHSIKNIIFDLGGVLLNIDPLLTVKALTDMGVQDMMEVHKRLMAAEVYQRFDSGRSTPDQFREDIRQNCGLPLSDEQVDEAWNALLLDFPASRVNMMREISSNYRLFLLSNTNSIHFETYTEAFRATHEFEMESLFERLFLSYELDSHKPDLEIYLRVMQAGQFIPAETLFIDDSLANAEAAVKAGWVAFHLKEGMEVTELFKNGKLRTEAEFLLP from the coding sequence ATGGACCCAATTCATTCGATAAAAAACATCATTTTTGACCTGGGGGGCGTGCTTTTAAACATAGACCCGCTTCTTACCGTAAAGGCTCTTACCGATATGGGGGTGCAGGATATGATGGAAGTACACAAACGTTTAATGGCGGCTGAGGTATATCAACGTTTCGATTCAGGAAGAAGCACTCCAGATCAGTTCCGTGAAGATATTCGTCAAAATTGCGGTCTGCCTCTGAGTGATGAGCAGGTTGATGAAGCCTGGAATGCTTTATTACTCGATTTTCCCGCTTCCAGGGTTAATATGATGCGTGAGATCTCTTCCAATTACAGGCTCTTTCTGCTTTCAAATACCAATTCCATTCATTTCGAAACTTATACAGAAGCATTCCGGGCAACCCACGAGTTTGAAATGGAATCACTATTTGAACGCTTATTCCTTTCCTATGAACTGGATTCACATAAACCCGATCTGGAGATTTATTTACGTGTAATGCAAGCAGGCCAGTTTATTCCGGCTGAAACCCTCTTCATTGACGATTCGCTTGCCAATGCAGAAGCTGCAGTAAAAGCCGGGTGGGTCGCCTTCCATTTAAAAGAAGGGATGGAGGTTACAGAACTATTCAAAAACGGAAAACTCCGCACAGAGGCGGAGTTTCTTTTACCTTAG
- a CDS encoding peroxiredoxin produces the protein MEDNQVIAMPRIGDAAPAFKAVTTQGNINFPEDYKGNWVILFSHPADFTPVCTSEFMTFASMESKFEEANCKLVGLSVDGLYSHIAWLRTIKEKIEYKGMKDVEVKFPLIEDITMEVAKKYGMIQPGESNTKAVRAVFFIDPKGIIRAIIYYPLSLGRNFDELYRALVAMQTADAFSIATPADWYPGDDVIVPPAGSCGTAKDRMDGKEDMKCYDWFFCTKKIDKNTVLNTILKK, from the coding sequence ATGGAAGATAATCAAGTAATCGCAATGCCAAGAATCGGTGATGCCGCTCCTGCATTCAAGGCAGTAACAACCCAGGGAAATATCAATTTTCCTGAAGACTATAAAGGGAATTGGGTTATCCTTTTCAGCCACCCGGCCGATTTTACCCCGGTATGTACATCTGAATTTATGACTTTCGCAAGTATGGAGTCAAAATTCGAAGAAGCTAACTGCAAACTGGTCGGCCTTTCGGTTGACGGGCTCTATAGCCACATTGCGTGGCTTAGAACCATAAAGGAAAAAATTGAGTACAAAGGAATGAAGGATGTAGAAGTGAAATTCCCCCTGATAGAGGATATCACTATGGAAGTTGCTAAAAAATATGGCATGATCCAACCGGGTGAAAGCAATACCAAAGCTGTCCGCGCAGTTTTCTTTATTGATCCCAAGGGAATAATCAGGGCTATTATTTATTACCCGCTAAGCCTTGGACGTAACTTCGATGAACTATACAGAGCCCTGGTTGCCATGCAAACTGCTGATGCATTTTCAATTGCAACGCCTGCCGACTGGTATCCCGGAGATGATGTAATTGTTCCACCCGCAGGATCTTGTGGTACAGCTAAAGACAGAATGGATGGAAAAGAAGATATGAAGTGTTATGACTGGTTCTTCTGTACCAAAAAAATCGATAAAAACACTGTCCTCAATACGATACTGAAAAAGTAA
- the dusB gene encoding tRNA dihydrouridine synthase DusB has product MIIGKNDLGDFPVLLAPLEDITDSAFRQVCKTFGADLVYTEFISSEALVREVAKSYRKLEFKEMERPIGIQIFGNDPEAMMRAAMMAEEAQPELIDINFGCPVRKIAMKGSGAALMNDVPKMVKITQAVVNAVKLPVTVKTRLGWDEKNKNIVDIAERLQDVGIKAITIHGRTRAQMYTGTADWTLIGEVKNNPRMIIPVIGNGDVTSAGIAFSMRNTYGVDAVMIGRGAIGNPWIFRDIKSYSVSGTIPDIPALNERVDVCLRHIRLSLTRKPERTAMLEMRKHYSGYFKAIPNFKQIKMKLLTLESFAEIEELLLSLKENGIS; this is encoded by the coding sequence ATGATAATAGGTAAAAATGATTTAGGGGATTTCCCGGTATTACTGGCTCCACTGGAAGATATCACTGATTCGGCATTTCGCCAGGTATGTAAAACCTTCGGTGCTGATCTGGTGTATACTGAATTTATCTCTTCCGAGGCTCTTGTCAGGGAAGTTGCAAAAAGCTACAGGAAACTGGAATTTAAAGAAATGGAACGACCCATTGGGATCCAGATCTTTGGCAATGACCCGGAAGCTATGATGAGAGCCGCCATGATGGCTGAAGAAGCCCAACCGGAACTTATTGATATCAATTTTGGATGCCCTGTCCGAAAAATCGCTATGAAAGGCTCTGGTGCCGCCCTAATGAATGATGTCCCCAAAATGGTAAAGATTACCCAGGCAGTTGTTAATGCGGTAAAATTACCCGTAACGGTGAAAACAAGGTTAGGGTGGGATGAAAAAAACAAGAACATCGTAGATATAGCAGAAAGACTTCAGGATGTTGGAATCAAAGCCATTACAATCCATGGAAGGACGCGTGCCCAGATGTACACTGGTACTGCTGACTGGACACTGATAGGGGAAGTAAAGAACAATCCACGCATGATAATCCCGGTAATAGGGAATGGAGATGTGACCAGTGCCGGAATCGCCTTCAGTATGAGAAATACTTATGGAGTGGATGCAGTTATGATAGGCAGAGGTGCTATTGGAAACCCCTGGATCTTCAGGGATATCAAATCCTACTCAGTTTCAGGAACAATTCCCGATATTCCTGCGTTAAATGAAAGGGTAGATGTGTGTCTCAGACATATCAGGCTATCCTTAACCCGAAAGCCGGAACGGACTGCCATGTTGGAAATGAGAAAACATTATTCAGGGTATTTTAAAGCAATTCCCAATTTCAAGCAAATTAAAATGAAACTGCTGACTTTGGAATCCTTTGCCGAAATTGAAGAATTACTCCTCTCTTTGAAAGAAAATGGGATTTCATAA
- a CDS encoding TatD family hydrolase, protein MFIDTHTHLYLEEFNADRPLTIKKAIESGVSKFLLPNIDSSSWLPMLDLARQFPDHCFPMAGLHPTSVTLENMEKELLQVEDALSKGGFCAIGEIGIDLYWDKTYKSEQDDAFRTQLQWAKKFHLPVAIHMRNSFNEVWAVVQKELAPDLKGVFHCFSGNIEQARLITEAGFTLGIGGVITFKNSGLQEVVKEIGLDHLILETDAPYLAPVPFRGKRNEPSYIPIIASKIAEITGNTLQEVADVTTGNARKLFKLPLV, encoded by the coding sequence ATGTTTATTGATACCCATACCCATCTTTATCTTGAAGAATTCAATGCTGACAGACCTTTGACAATAAAAAAGGCCATTGAAAGCGGAGTTTCCAAATTTCTGTTGCCGAATATCGACAGTAGTTCCTGGCTTCCGATGCTTGATCTGGCCAGACAATTTCCAGATCATTGCTTCCCGATGGCCGGCTTGCATCCTACCTCGGTGACTTTGGAAAACATGGAAAAGGAGTTACTCCAGGTTGAAGATGCCCTTTCTAAAGGAGGATTTTGTGCTATTGGTGAAATTGGAATTGATCTCTACTGGGATAAAACCTACAAGTCAGAACAGGATGATGCTTTTCGAACCCAACTGCAATGGGCAAAAAAATTCCATTTACCGGTGGCTATTCATATGCGTAATTCATTTAATGAAGTATGGGCAGTTGTTCAAAAGGAACTGGCTCCGGATTTAAAAGGAGTTTTTCATTGTTTTTCCGGCAACATTGAGCAAGCCCGGTTGATCACGGAAGCAGGCTTCACGCTGGGAATAGGGGGTGTAATCACTTTTAAGAATTCCGGACTGCAGGAAGTTGTTAAGGAAATAGGACTTGATCATCTCATCCTCGAAACAGATGCCCCTTACCTTGCTCCGGTTCCATTCAGAGGAAAGCGAAATGAACCTTCCTATATTCCCATTATTGCTTCTAAAATTGCTGAAATAACAGGAAATACATTACAGGAAGTTGCTGATGTTACTACAGGGAATGCCAGGAAATTGTTTAAATTGCCTCTGGTATGA
- a CDS encoding type I asparaginase — MSTSILVIYTGGTIGMVKDKATGALHPFAFENIYKMMPVLENFDYKISGITFDPLIDSSNVSPSFWVKLAQTIESNYNDYDGFVVLHGTDTMAYSASMLSFMLENLNKPVIFTGSQLPMGVVRTDGRDNFINAVEIAAAYVDNTPVVPEVAIYFENKLMRGNRTNKFNAENFNAFLSGNYPALAEVGVYVRYNHNVILKPNFRNLKVRTELDTNIAILKLFPGITEPIVCSILNIPGLKGVILETYGAGNAPTDEWFIQSLKNAIEKGIIIYNVTQCKGGSVDMGKYETSVVLGQIGLVGGYDITTEAATAKLMYLLGQGYRGDELRQLLQTPLRGELTI, encoded by the coding sequence ATGTCAACCTCAATATTAGTCATATACACCGGTGGTACCATCGGAATGGTAAAGGATAAAGCCACAGGGGCACTGCATCCCTTTGCTTTCGAAAATATCTATAAGATGATGCCTGTACTCGAAAATTTCGATTACAAAATCAGTGGTATTACTTTCGACCCTCTCATCGATTCCTCCAATGTGTCACCTTCATTCTGGGTGAAACTGGCGCAAACTATTGAGAGTAATTATAACGATTACGATGGATTTGTTGTGCTCCACGGGACTGATACCATGGCTTATTCCGCTTCAATGCTGAGTTTTATGCTGGAAAACCTCAATAAACCTGTCATTTTTACGGGTTCCCAATTACCGATGGGGGTTGTAAGGACTGATGGTCGCGATAACTTTATCAATGCCGTTGAAATTGCCGCGGCTTATGTTGATAACACTCCCGTGGTTCCTGAAGTAGCTATCTACTTTGAAAACAAGCTTATGCGGGGAAACAGGACAAATAAGTTCAATGCGGAAAATTTCAATGCCTTCCTCTCCGGGAACTACCCTGCCTTAGCTGAAGTGGGCGTGTATGTCAGGTATAATCATAATGTGATACTTAAGCCTAATTTTCGTAACCTCAAAGTGAGGACAGAGCTCGATACAAATATTGCCATCCTTAAACTTTTCCCCGGAATTACTGAACCTATTGTCTGTAGTATCTTAAACATCCCCGGATTAAAAGGAGTGATCCTTGAGACCTATGGTGCCGGCAATGCTCCTACTGATGAATGGTTTATCCAATCCCTGAAAAATGCAATCGAAAAAGGGATCATCATTTATAATGTTACACAATGTAAGGGTGGCTCTGTTGACATGGGTAAGTATGAAACCAGTGTAGTTCTTGGACAAATCGGGCTGGTTGGTGGATACGATATCACGACTGAAGCAGCAACTGCAAAACTAATGTACCTTCTGGGACAAGGCTATAGGGGTGATGAACTGAGGCAACTCCTGCAGACGCCGCTCAGAGGGGAGCTGACTATTTAA
- a CDS encoding biopolymer transporter ExbD: MARFKKKGGRTVPGINTGSMSDIIFMFLFFFMVITTIREVTLQVKLVPPMATEIQKLEKKSLVSYIYIGQPRKSVLGNESRIQLNNAFASVGDIQAFVQSERASRDESEKNFITTALKVDMETRMGVVTDVKQELRKAGAFKINYSTRKGC; encoded by the coding sequence ATGGCACGTTTTAAGAAAAAAGGTGGACGTACAGTTCCCGGAATCAATACTGGTTCCATGTCCGACATTATCTTTATGTTCCTGTTCTTCTTCATGGTTATCACTACCATCCGTGAAGTTACCCTTCAGGTAAAACTAGTTCCTCCAATGGCTACCGAAATCCAGAAACTGGAAAAGAAATCTTTGGTCAGCTATATCTATATTGGTCAGCCCAGAAAATCCGTACTTGGTAACGAATCCCGCATCCAGTTAAATAATGCTTTCGCATCTGTTGGCGACATTCAAGCATTTGTTCAATCGGAAAGAGCTTCCCGCGATGAATCTGAAAAGAACTTCATCACTACCGCTCTTAAAGTGGATATGGAAACAAGAATGGGTGTTGTTACAGATGTGAAGCAGGAATTAAGAAAAGCCGGTGCTTTTAAAATTAATTACTCCACACGTAAAGGCTGCTAA
- a CDS encoding transcriptional repressor: MAIELRNKLVAKGLKVTPQRLVILEAIIQLHNHPTAEHILEYIRKNHPNIATGTLYKVLDTLSEKGLILKVKTDRDIMRYDAVTESHHHLYCAESDRIEDYFDEDLNQLLDRYFSEKGINGFNIRDIKLQIIGNFEEQKEGI, encoded by the coding sequence ATGGCTATTGAACTTCGCAATAAACTGGTAGCAAAGGGATTAAAAGTCACACCTCAGCGACTTGTGATTCTGGAAGCAATCATTCAACTGCATAATCATCCTACTGCTGAGCATATCCTTGAATACATCAGGAAAAATCATCCGAATATAGCAACCGGTACACTTTATAAGGTATTGGATACCCTTTCGGAAAAAGGGCTTATCCTAAAAGTGAAAACCGACAGGGATATCATGAGATATGATGCTGTTACTGAGTCTCATCATCACTTATATTGTGCCGAATCCGACAGGATTGAGGATTATTTTGATGAAGATTTAAATCAACTGTTAGATAGGTACTTCTCTGAAAAAGGCATCAATGGATTTAATATCAGGGACATAAAACTACAGATCATTGGAAATTTTGAGGAACAGAAAGAAGGAATATAA
- a CDS encoding sigma-54-dependent Fis family transcriptional regulator — protein sequence MEAFKIFIVEDDQMYARILSYHLSQNPDYEVTIFATGKELLANLYKNPSVISLDFNLPDMSGFDVLKKIREFDPELPVVIVSGQQDISTAVELLKKGVYDYVLKDPDTKERLWSVMRNIKSNFNLKQRISRLEEEIGKKYQYSNLIKGDSPAMHAVFNLIEKATKTNISVSIQGDTGTGKELVAKAIHYNSKRHNKPFVAVNVTAIPRELIESEMFGHEKGSFTGAHAQRIGRFEEANHGTIFLDEIGDMDLNMQSKLLRVLQEEELNRVGSSKSIKLDVRVIVATHKNLMDEVKKGNFREDLYYRLLGLPIMLPPLRERGNDLFLLARFFVDEFCQKNTLPKLTISAESLEKLRKYPFPGNVRELKAIMELSAVMTNTNTIHADDIKLSNTSSMIDFQTGEATLDEYIKMIIKHYLHKYDNKVRLVADKLNIGKTTIYRMMKDEEGDLS from the coding sequence GTGGAAGCCTTCAAGATATTCATAGTAGAGGATGACCAGATGTATGCCAGGATTCTGTCATACCATCTTTCCCAGAATCCCGACTATGAAGTTACCATTTTCGCTACAGGGAAGGAGTTATTGGCAAATCTGTATAAAAACCCGTCTGTCATTTCCCTCGACTTTAACCTGCCTGATATGAGCGGGTTTGATGTACTTAAAAAGATCCGGGAATTTGATCCTGAACTGCCTGTCGTTATCGTTTCAGGCCAGCAGGATATTTCGACAGCCGTTGAATTGCTGAAGAAAGGGGTCTATGACTATGTGCTGAAAGATCCGGATACAAAGGAACGACTATGGTCGGTCATGCGTAACATTAAGAGTAACTTCAACCTGAAACAGCGCATTTCCCGCCTCGAAGAAGAAATCGGCAAGAAATACCAGTACAGTAATCTCATAAAAGGGGACAGTCCTGCCATGCATGCTGTCTTTAACCTGATTGAAAAAGCCACAAAGACCAATATTTCAGTTTCCATACAGGGTGATACCGGTACAGGAAAGGAATTGGTTGCCAAGGCTATACATTATAATTCCAAAAGGCATAATAAGCCTTTCGTAGCGGTTAATGTTACTGCTATTCCCCGGGAACTGATTGAAAGTGAGATGTTCGGACATGAGAAAGGCTCCTTTACCGGTGCACATGCCCAACGAATTGGCAGGTTTGAAGAAGCGAACCACGGTACGATCTTCCTTGATGAAATTGGAGATATGGACCTTAATATGCAATCGAAGCTGTTAAGGGTTCTCCAGGAAGAAGAATTAAACAGGGTGGGTTCCAGTAAATCGATTAAACTGGATGTCAGGGTAATCGTTGCTACCCATAAGAACCTGATGGATGAAGTTAAAAAGGGTAATTTCCGCGAGGACCTCTACTATCGTTTATTAGGGTTACCTATTATGCTTCCTCCTTTACGTGAAAGAGGCAACGACCTCTTCCTGCTAGCCAGGTTTTTCGTGGATGAATTTTGTCAGAAAAACACTTTGCCCAAGCTTACCATCTCAGCAGAATCACTTGAAAAACTACGCAAATACCCATTCCCTGGTAATGTGCGCGAGTTAAAGGCTATCATGGAACTTTCTGCTGTAATGACAAATACCAATACCATTCATGCAGATGATATCAAATTGTCGAATACCAGTTCAATGATTGACTTTCAGACTGGTGAAGCAACACTTGATGAATATATCAAGATGATTATTAAGCATTACCTGCATAAATACGATAATAAAGTACGTCTTGTAGCTGATAAACTCAATATTGGTAAGACAACCATTTATAGGATGATGAAAGACGAAGAAGGAGATCTGTCTTAA
- a CDS encoding CPBP family intramembrane metalloprotease, whose translation MIIGLLSHLSHAGKLALLVILLLSFLLFSTLLGYLILMPYFGVNILEILTTPDYTDTKVVNGLKFLQILNMSGGLLLPSILYLLLTEKKPLENLGMRTPQAVGIILATLTIFIAAQPLIGFTNELNARMELPAFMSGLESWMRQMESQAEEVTLAFLSTTSFPGFLLNVFMIAILPAISEELLFRGVLARLFHNWTNNIHWAVFLSSFVFAAIHMQFFGFLPRFLLGAGLAYLFFFTGNLWLPILAHFINNFITVLVEYLFRQKLIGISAEEFGWADNVYVILSSLVLVGILAIYIRTKGRVAAINTNS comes from the coding sequence ATGATTATAGGTCTTCTTTCCCATTTGTCACATGCAGGCAAGCTAGCCTTATTGGTAATCCTGCTTCTAAGCTTTCTACTGTTTTCGACACTACTGGGTTACCTGATCCTCATGCCCTATTTCGGGGTGAACATCCTGGAGATATTAACCACCCCCGACTATACAGATACCAAGGTGGTAAATGGCTTAAAATTCCTGCAGATTCTTAATATGTCAGGAGGCTTATTACTTCCTTCCATATTGTATCTCCTTTTAACTGAAAAAAAGCCGCTGGAAAATCTTGGGATGCGCACGCCCCAAGCCGTTGGTATAATCCTTGCAACCCTCACAATATTCATTGCTGCACAACCCTTAATAGGGTTCACCAATGAATTGAATGCCCGGATGGAACTACCCGCATTCATGTCAGGACTTGAGTCATGGATGCGGCAAATGGAATCCCAGGCTGAAGAAGTAACATTAGCCTTTCTTTCAACTACTTCATTCCCGGGGTTTTTACTAAATGTATTTATGATAGCCATTTTGCCGGCGATCAGTGAAGAGTTGTTATTCAGGGGAGTGCTGGCCCGATTGTTTCACAACTGGACAAACAATATCCATTGGGCTGTTTTTCTTTCTTCATTCGTTTTTGCAGCCATTCATATGCAATTCTTTGGGTTTTTGCCACGATTCCTTTTAGGGGCCGGATTAGCCTACCTTTTCTTTTTCACAGGGAATCTATGGTTGCCCATACTGGCCCATTTTATAAATAATTTCATAACGGTGCTGGTTGAATATCTTTTCCGGCAAAAACTGATCGGTATCAGTGCCGAAGAGTTTGGCTGGGCAGATAATGTATATGTTATTTTATCCAGTCTTGTGCTGGTTGGAATACTCGCTATTTACATCCGGACAAAGGGCAGAGTAGCAGCGATAAATACAAATAGTTAG
- a CDS encoding biopolymer transporter ExbD yields the protein MSKRSADISTASMADISFLLLTFFLLTSSINTDLGITRKLPPPPDPLAPIPEVKTRNVMKVLVNKSDRLLVQGIEIDISQLRSTAKEFLSNPTNKQDLPEMEEKTINNLGTVKVSKGIISLKNDRGTSYDMYIQVQNELTAAVNELRDELSRQRYGVKFKDLTNSDYIDAVSKAVPVAISEAEPENIGGTK from the coding sequence ATGTCAAAGAGATCAGCAGATATTAGTACAGCATCTATGGCGGATATCTCTTTCCTGCTGCTCACCTTCTTCTTGTTGACATCATCTATCAATACAGATTTGGGTATCACCAGGAAATTGCCTCCTCCACCGGATCCGCTTGCTCCTATTCCTGAAGTGAAAACACGAAATGTGATGAAAGTTCTTGTAAATAAGAGTGACAGACTCTTAGTTCAAGGAATTGAAATTGATATTTCCCAACTTAGATCTACAGCCAAGGAATTCCTTTCCAATCCAACCAACAAGCAGGATCTTCCGGAAATGGAAGAGAAAACCATCAATAACCTTGGTACAGTTAAAGTCTCTAAAGGAATTATTTCACTGAAAAACGACAGGGGAACTTCTTATGATATGTACATTCAGGTGCAAAACGAACTTACCGCTGCTGTAAATGAATTACGTGATGAACTGTCAAGGCAAAGATATGGGGTCAAATTCAAAGATTTGACAAATTCCGATTATATCGATGCTGTATCTAAAGCTGTTCCAGTCGCTATTTCAGAAGCAGAACCTGAAAATATAGGAGGGACCAAATAA